The Desmonostoc muscorum LEGE 12446 genome includes a region encoding these proteins:
- the prmC gene encoding peptide chain release factor N(5)-glutamine methyltransferase — MGEKHLIVSGLQLWQWRNAALVAAIATDVPPTEVDWLLLEVAGLDRLALRLESFKNWPQIQMQLPLEELDQLWQRRLNERLPVQYITKATPWRQFKIAVSNAVLIPRPETECLIDLAVAVAGNASGHWADLGTGSGAIAIGLADVLPKATIHAVDYSVEALAIAQANAQNLGFADRIRFYQGSWWEPLAFLKGQFSGMVSNPPYIPTSTLPSLQPEVVKHEPHLALDGGADGLDCIRHLIEISPSYLQPGGVWLIEMMAGQADAVRELLQNQGNYSNIQIHADLAGIERFALAYVN, encoded by the coding sequence ATGGGGGAGAAACATCTGATAGTTTCTGGTTTACAACTTTGGCAGTGGCGGAATGCAGCCCTCGTTGCAGCGATCGCCACTGATGTTCCACCAACGGAGGTAGATTGGCTGCTTCTTGAAGTAGCTGGATTAGACCGTTTGGCACTCCGTTTGGAGTCTTTTAAAAATTGGCCGCAAATTCAGATGCAATTGCCTCTGGAAGAGTTAGATCAGTTGTGGCAGAGGCGATTAAATGAACGTTTGCCAGTGCAGTATATTACCAAAGCTACACCTTGGCGTCAGTTTAAAATCGCCGTATCGAATGCGGTTTTGATTCCCCGACCAGAAACAGAGTGCTTAATTGATTTGGCTGTAGCCGTTGCGGGCAATGCTTCAGGACACTGGGCGGATTTGGGTACCGGCAGTGGAGCGATCGCCATCGGACTAGCAGATGTCTTGCCAAAGGCAACAATTCATGCTGTAGATTACAGTGTTGAAGCTTTGGCGATCGCTCAAGCCAACGCCCAGAATTTGGGTTTTGCTGACCGCATTCGATTTTATCAAGGTTCCTGGTGGGAGCCACTGGCATTCCTCAAAGGTCAGTTCAGTGGTATGGTGTCGAATCCCCCTTACATACCCACCAGTACCTTACCTAGTTTGCAACCAGAAGTAGTTAAACATGAACCACATCTAGCTTTGGATGGTGGCGCTGATGGCTTAGATTGCATTCGCCATTTGATAGAAATCTCTCCTAGCTATTTGCAACCTGGTGGTGTGTGGCTGATTGAGATGATGGCAGGACAGGCGGATGCAGTGCGAGAACTTTTGCAAAATCAAGGTAATTATTCCAATATTCAAATTCACGCTGATTTAGCTGGAATTGAACGCTTTGCCCTAGCTTATGTGAATTGA
- a CDS encoding Tic22 family protein, producing MKSFVRWGATLGIAGSIFLGGLSGIGNLPGLGNLEAVALPQDQVVKKLQEVPVFTLTNPKGEFVVLSRNNQSKTVSQVGFFISKQDAQKFLDNRLKKENPQLASTLQVRPLSLADYYKIVLESKKKSDSVIYTLVPTQQQVASATSMVNANGKKVEQFNGIPLFVPKFKKDNSYLTIPLAKGNDRYIPFFFEKEQAVALLDEFKKAVPKEAENTEIQVVDLYGVMEALNTSNDPSINKIVLYPSRESINFIRSLAPNQSPAAPAPKK from the coding sequence ATGAAATCATTCGTTCGTTGGGGCGCAACATTAGGTATAGCTGGAAGTATCTTTTTAGGAGGGCTTTCAGGAATAGGTAATCTACCAGGACTAGGCAATCTAGAGGCGGTGGCTTTACCACAAGATCAGGTAGTGAAAAAGCTACAAGAAGTACCCGTATTCACTCTCACAAATCCTAAAGGGGAATTCGTAGTTCTTTCAAGGAATAACCAATCCAAGACCGTCTCTCAAGTGGGATTTTTTATTAGCAAGCAAGATGCTCAAAAATTTCTTGATAATCGGCTGAAAAAAGAAAATCCTCAACTTGCAAGCACGCTACAGGTAAGACCTTTGTCTTTGGCAGACTACTATAAGATAGTCCTGGAAAGCAAAAAGAAGTCAGATTCAGTAATTTATACTTTAGTCCCGACCCAACAACAGGTAGCGTCGGCAACAAGTATGGTGAACGCAAATGGTAAAAAAGTTGAGCAATTCAACGGTATTCCGTTGTTTGTGCCCAAATTTAAAAAAGATAATAGCTATCTAACCATTCCCCTCGCAAAAGGTAACGATCGCTATATCCCTTTCTTTTTTGAGAAAGAGCAAGCAGTGGCTCTGTTAGACGAATTTAAAAAAGCTGTGCCCAAGGAAGCAGAGAACACTGAAATTCAGGTGGTGGATTTGTACGGTGTTATGGAGGCTCTCAATACTAGCAACGATCCTAGTATCAATAAAATTGTTTTGTATCCATCGCGCGAGTCGATCAATTTTATTCGCTCCCTAGCCCCGAATCAGTCACCAGCTGCGCCCGCTCCGAAAAAATAA
- a CDS encoding GNAT family N-acetyltransferase — MGFWKTWFSTPESVATTRTNPFEEHTAQTAGNSSPGSVSEASSKEARIVFSTERDIDLYELEELCDAVGWSRRPLRKVKKAIEHSFLVASMWQVRGNQKRLIGFARATSDHAFNATIWDVVVHPDFQSQGLGKALMKYVLKKLRSEEISNVTLFADPHVVDFYRTMGFMPDPEGIKGMFWYPH, encoded by the coding sequence ATGGGTTTTTGGAAAACTTGGTTTAGTACTCCTGAGTCTGTAGCGACAACTAGGACAAACCCTTTTGAAGAACATACAGCACAAACTGCGGGTAACTCTAGCCCCGGTAGTGTTAGCGAAGCTTCTTCAAAGGAGGCTCGCATCGTCTTCAGTACAGAGCGAGATATCGATCTGTATGAACTAGAAGAACTCTGTGATGCAGTAGGTTGGTCGCGTCGTCCTTTAAGAAAAGTGAAAAAAGCCATCGAGCATAGTTTTCTCGTCGCCTCAATGTGGCAGGTGAGAGGAAACCAAAAGCGGCTCATTGGTTTTGCCCGCGCTACATCAGATCACGCTTTTAATGCCACTATTTGGGATGTGGTGGTTCACCCGGACTTTCAAAGTCAAGGACTGGGCAAGGCGCTGATGAAATACGTCCTCAAAAAACTGAGGAGTGAAGAGATTAGCAATGTGACTCTCTTCGCCGATCCTCATGTTGTAGATTTCTACCGAACTATGGGGTTTATGCCAGATCCGGAAGGCATCAAAGGCATGTTCTGGTATCCTCACTAA
- a CDS encoding alpha/beta fold hydrolase — MATIEILGVPHAYELTAPTSCPDALVFIHGWLNSRGYWQPVISRLSDDLQCLSYDLRGFGESQSQVKTDFSRAQTSVSLMPISSDGVGSPFDSLYTPAAYAQDLAILLEQLNITSAWLIGHSLGGTIALWGADQMPECVKGVICINAGGGIYLKEAFEQFRSAGQKFLQIRPRWLSQVPLIDLLFTRASVARPLERYWARQRVIDFVVADPEAALGALLDSTTEEEINRLPELVSQLKQPVYFLAGAEDKVMEPKYVRHLASFHRLFQYCGDNVLEIPNCGHLAMLEQPDAVADYIRSIVKSQ; from the coding sequence ATGGCAACTATTGAAATCTTGGGCGTTCCACACGCATACGAGCTAACGGCTCCCACTTCCTGCCCCGATGCTTTAGTATTTATCCACGGTTGGCTTAATAGCCGTGGATATTGGCAACCTGTGATTTCCCGCCTATCAGATGATTTGCAGTGCCTGTCCTATGATTTGCGGGGTTTTGGTGAATCCCAGTCCCAGGTAAAAACTGATTTTAGTCGGGCACAAACGTCTGTGAGTCTGATGCCCATCTCCAGTGATGGGGTTGGCTCGCCTTTCGATTCTCTTTATACTCCTGCTGCCTATGCTCAGGATTTAGCAATTCTGTTGGAACAGCTAAATATTACTAGTGCTTGGCTAATTGGTCACTCTTTGGGAGGTACGATCGCTCTATGGGGAGCAGATCAAATGCCTGAGTGTGTTAAAGGAGTTATCTGTATTAACGCTGGTGGCGGTATTTACCTCAAAGAAGCTTTTGAGCAGTTTCGCTCGGCGGGTCAGAAATTTTTGCAAATCCGTCCGCGCTGGCTGTCCCAAGTGCCTTTGATTGATTTGCTGTTTACCAGAGCCAGTGTGGCACGGCCTTTAGAGCGCTATTGGGCACGTCAGCGGGTGATTGATTTCGTCGTGGCTGACCCAGAAGCAGCGCTGGGAGCTTTGTTAGACTCCACAACCGAAGAAGAAATCAACCGTTTACCTGAGCTAGTATCCCAACTTAAGCAGCCAGTTTATTTTTTGGCTGGCGCCGAAGACAAAGTTATGGAACCGAAATATGTCCGTCATTTAGCTAGCTTTCACAGACTGTTTCAATACTGTGGTGACAATGTTTTAGAAATTCCTAATTGCGGACACTTAGCTATGTTAGAGCAGCCAGATGCAGTAGCTGATTACATCCGGTCGATAGTTAAAAGTCAATAG
- the tsaD gene encoding tRNA (adenosine(37)-N6)-threonylcarbamoyltransferase complex transferase subunit TsaD, whose protein sequence is MTTVLAIETSCDETAVAIVKNRQVCSSIIASQIPVHQQYGGVVPEVASRQHLETINQAIAQALEQAKLDWGEIDGIAATCAPGLVGALLVGLTAGKTLAMVHNKAFLGVHHLEGHIYATYLSEPSLSPPFLSLLVSGGHTSLIFVKDCGIYETLGQTRDDAAGEAFDKVARLLKLGYPGGPVIDKLAQQGNPQAFALPEGKVSLPGGGFHRYDASFSGLKTAVLRLVQQLEKDGRQVPVADVAASFQDTVARSLTKRAIACALDYGLDTIAVGGGVAANSGLRKNLQAAAIQHNLRVLFPPLKFCTDNAAMIGCAAAEHLSSGHTSPLTLGVESRLALSQVMKLYQSEGR, encoded by the coding sequence ATGACAACCGTTTTAGCAATAGAAACCAGCTGTGATGAAACTGCCGTTGCAATTGTAAAGAATCGTCAAGTTTGCAGCAGCATCATCGCTTCGCAAATTCCAGTCCATCAGCAATATGGTGGGGTAGTGCCAGAAGTGGCGTCCCGCCAACACTTGGAAACGATCAATCAAGCGATCGCTCAAGCTCTAGAGCAAGCCAAACTAGACTGGGGCGAAATTGATGGAATTGCCGCCACTTGTGCCCCTGGACTCGTAGGAGCGCTGTTGGTGGGATTAACTGCTGGCAAAACCCTGGCTATGGTACACAACAAAGCTTTTTTGGGAGTTCATCATCTCGAAGGTCACATTTACGCAACTTACTTGAGTGAGCCAAGTTTAAGTCCCCCTTTTCTTAGCTTACTGGTTTCAGGTGGACATACAAGCTTGATTTTTGTTAAAGATTGTGGTATTTACGAAACACTAGGACAAACTCGTGATGATGCTGCGGGTGAAGCCTTTGATAAAGTCGCGCGATTATTAAAGCTGGGTTATCCGGGCGGCCCAGTGATAGACAAACTGGCACAACAGGGAAATCCCCAAGCCTTTGCCCTACCAGAAGGAAAAGTTTCTTTACCTGGTGGCGGGTTTCATCGTTATGATGCGAGTTTTAGCGGCTTAAAAACGGCTGTATTGCGTTTAGTACAGCAGTTAGAGAAAGATGGTAGACAAGTGCCAGTGGCAGATGTAGCAGCTAGCTTTCAGGATACTGTAGCGCGATCGCTAACCAAAAGAGCGATCGCCTGTGCCCTAGACTATGGTCTAGATACAATTGCCGTTGGCGGCGGTGTAGCAGCTAATAGCGGTCTGAGAAAAAACCTCCAAGCCGCCGCCATTCAACATAACCTCCGCGTCCTATTTCCGCCTTTGAAATTCTGTACTGACAACGCCGCCATGATTGGCTGTGCCGCCGCCGAACATCTATCCTCTGGTCATACATCCCCCCTGACACTGGGCGTTGAATCTAGATTAGCCCTGAGTCAGGTGATGAAGTTGTATCAAAGTGAGGGGAGATGA
- a CDS encoding Photosystem I reaction center subunit III, with product MRRLFALILAICLWCNFAPPAQALGANLTPCKDNPAFQELAANARNTTADPESGKKRFERYSQALCGPEGYPHLIVDGRLDRAGDFLIPSILFLYITGWIGWVGRTYLQAIKKGDDPEQKEIQIDLALALPIIATGFAWPAAAVQEFLSGKLAAKDSEIPVSPR from the coding sequence ATGCGACGATTGTTTGCTTTGATTTTAGCGATTTGTCTTTGGTGCAACTTTGCCCCCCCAGCACAAGCTCTAGGGGCTAACTTGACTCCCTGCAAAGACAATCCTGCTTTTCAAGAGCTAGCAGCTAATGCCCGTAATACCACCGCCGACCCAGAATCAGGGAAGAAGCGATTTGAGCGTTATTCTCAAGCGCTGTGTGGTCCTGAGGGCTACCCTCACTTGATTGTTGATGGCCGTTTAGATCGTGCTGGTGATTTCTTGATCCCCAGCATTCTATTCCTATATATCACTGGTTGGATTGGCTGGGTAGGTCGTACCTATCTGCAAGCGATCAAAAAGGGAGATGACCCTGAACAAAAAGAAATCCAAATCGACCTTGCTTTGGCACTACCGATCATTGCCACAGGCTTTGCTTGGCCAGCAGCAGCAGTCCAAGAATTCCTCTCTGGTAAATTAGCAGCCAAGGATTCAGAAATTCCTGTTTCCCCACGCTAA
- the psaJ gene encoding photosystem I reaction center subunit IX: MADKGDQSSYLIKFISTAPVAATLWLTITAGILIEFNRFFPDLLFHPLP, translated from the coding sequence ATGGCAGACAAAGGCGACCAATCATCCTATTTGATTAAATTTATTTCCACAGCGCCAGTGGCAGCTACCCTATGGCTGACAATCACAGCAGGTATTTTGATTGAATTCAACCGCTTTTTCCCAGATCTACTTTTCCACCCACTGCCATAA
- a CDS encoding photosystem I reaction center protein subunit XI has product MAQAVDASKNNPSDPRNQEVVFPAFGDPQLGNLETPVNSSRLIAEFIRNLPAYRPGLTPSRRGLEVGMAHGYWLFGPFAKLGPLRDTANANLAGLLGAIGLVVLLTGALSLYSNSNPPKALASVTVPNPPADAFNSKESWNNFASSFLIGGIGGAVVAYFLTGNLQLIQGLFG; this is encoded by the coding sequence ATGGCGCAAGCAGTAGATGCATCAAAAAATAACCCCAGCGATCCAAGAAATCAGGAAGTTGTTTTTCCTGCATTTGGCGATCCACAGCTAGGTAACCTAGAAACCCCGGTTAATTCTTCTCGCTTGATCGCGGAGTTCATTAGGAATTTACCTGCTTACCGTCCTGGTTTAACTCCTTCCAGACGGGGATTAGAAGTTGGTATGGCTCATGGTTACTGGCTGTTTGGGCCTTTTGCCAAATTGGGTCCACTGCGAGATACAGCTAATGCTAACTTAGCTGGATTACTAGGAGCGATCGGTTTAGTTGTTCTTCTGACCGGCGCCCTATCCCTGTACTCCAATAGTAATCCTCCAAAGGCACTTGCTAGTGTTACTGTACCCAATCCTCCAGCAGATGCTTTTAACTCTAAAGAAAGCTGGAATAACTTTGCCAGTTCTTTCTTAATTGGTGGTATTGGTGGTGCAGTAGTTGCTTACTTTTTGACTGGTAATTTGCAACTAATTCAAGGTTTATTTGGTTAA